The genomic segment ATTGTTTCTTCAGGAACGGTAATCTCATAATCCATGTCTGTAAGGGACCAGAGTATTTTTTCCAGATTGATCCGTTTCATGTTCGGGCAGCTTGCCTTCTCGGATGCCGGATAAAAATATTTCGACGGATTTTCTTTCTGCATGCGGTGGATAATGCCTATTTCCGTGCCGATGATGAATTCAGTCGCTTCATTATCATGGACATAGTGGCACATTTTTTCCGTCGAGGCAACCACGTCGGCCAACCTGGTCAATTCCGGCGTGCATTCCGGATGAACCAACACTTTGGCCTGGGGGTGAAGCCCGCGGGCTCGCATAATATCTTCCGGCAGAATCCGGGCGTGTGTCGGGCAAAAACCCTCCCACATGATAAATTTGCGGCCGACTTGCGCCGACACATATTGAGCCAGATACTTGTCAGGGACGAAAATAATCTCGTCATGGCTTTTCAGAATATGTTGAACCATTTTCAGGGCGTTGCCCGATGTGCAGCAGTAATCGCAATGCGCTTTGACGGAAGCGGTCGTGTTGACATAGCACAACGTCGCCGCCCGCGGATGTTCTGCCTGGAGAGCCTGGAGGCCCTCCGCATCAATCATATCAGCCATCGGGCAGCCGGCCTTGGGGTCGGGCAGCAAAACGGTTTTGGCAGGTGAAAGAATCTTTGCCGTTTCCGCCATGAAGTGAACGCCGCAAAATACAATCACATCCGCGTCAGTGTTGGCGGCTGTTATGCTCAGTCCGAGAGAGTCGCCGACGAAGTCGGCAATATCCTGAACTTCGGGCAGTTGATAGTTGTGCGCCAGAATGATGGCGTTCTTTTCTTTTTTCAATTGTTTTATTTTATTTGTGATGTCCATGCAGTTCTCTTATTTTCTTTTTTTGATTTGTCCGGAGACAGGCCGGGTGATGTCTTTTTTGGCTTCCCGGCCGGAAACCAGATTCGCGAGGGTTACGGCGGCCATCGCTTTTCTAATCGTATTGCTGAGCTCGGCCCAGGTATCTCGGGCCGGGCAGACAGGTGTTCTCGGGCAGATGGCAGGATCTTTTACACAGTTTACCAGGCATATTTCTCCTTCCACCGCCTCTACAATGTCGCACAGCGAAATATCTTTCGGATCCCTGGCCAAGACATAACCGCCGCAGGCGCCCCGGATAGATCGAATGAGTCCGGATGCCCTTAAAGGGATGACGATCAAACTCAGATATTTTTCCGATATGTCTTCACCGGCGGCGATGTCCTTGAGAAAAACGGACTTGCCGCCTCCGGCTGCGGCCAGAGCAATCATCATCCGCACACCGTAGCGTGACCGGGTCGATAGTTTCATAATTACATGCTCTTTAAAGCTTAATATTCATGATCAGGAAGAGATCGACCAAACACTATTCTATTGCTAGTAATTAAGGCAGAAATTGAAATTTGTCAAGAATTATACATGGAAAAGAAGAGAAGCATTCTTGGGAAGGGGTTTTGATGTTTTAAGGCGATGGATTAACCGAATCGTCCGAGTTGCCGGCTGATTTCAGCTGGTCGGAGAAAATATATAATTTGTCACCGGGCGCAACTTTTTTGCCGTTGCTGATCTTGTTCCAGATCATGAGAGCTTTCAAAGGGATTTTGAAACGGGCGGCAATGCCTGCCAGGCTGTCTCCTTTTTTGACGGTATAAACAGAGTTGTTTTTCAGGACAAGCCATTCGGTCATGAGCTTATTGTAGCGTTCGGCAAAACCGGTTGCCGACTCCCGGGGGATATGGATCTGATGGGTGCCCGCGGGAAGATGATAGTACTTGATGTGCGGATTGAGATCTTTAATGACCTTGAAATACGTATTGGCCGCCTGCGCGATGACATGAAGGGGAACGGGTTGACCGGCTTTTATTTCCACCGTATCAAATTGTCTGGGTAAATAAAGATCATCTTCGGACAGGACATAACCGAATTTTGCCGGATTGGACATGATGATCTTTGCCGCCAGTATCCGGAAAACATATCTCTGTGTTTCCTGGTTTAAGTAAAGATCATAATAGTTATTTACTTTCTGCACCAGAATTTCGGATTTCAAACCGTCTTCACCCATGTTGTAAGCGGCGGCGGCCAGCGTCCAGGAATCAAAGAGAACGTGAAGTTTTTTGAGGTATTTTACGGCCGCTTGCGTTGCTTTATAAACATTCCTTCTTTCGTCGATGTCATTCGAGATTTCCAGGCCGTATCTGGCGCCCGTGCTTTCGATAAACTGCCAGTATCCTGCGGCTCCTTTGTTGGAGAAGGCCAGCGGCCGCAGAGAGCTTTCCGCGATGGAGATGTATTTCAGATCGTCAGGCAGTGCATTGGCTTTCAAGACTCTTTCAATTTCCGGAAAGTAGCGGTTGGCGCGTTTCAACCAGAGGATAATGTCGTCGCTGTTATCCAGAGACAACAACATTTCTCTTTCCAGTCTTTCTTTTATATCAGGGTTGGCGAGCGGTACCGGTTCGCCGCAAAAGCTGAGCGGCTCTGTGATTCTGATTGCTTCAAGGATGGTCTGTCCGGCGGATGGCGGTGCTTTGGTTTGAGGCTGGCTGGCCTGCAAAACGGCCTGTGAGGTCTTAATCTGTGGCTGGCTGACCTGCGCGGCGGCGGCGGATTGCGGCGCTTTATTCAGGGTCTCACCCGTTGGCGCACAGGCTGGAATGGTAATGAACAATAGAAATAATGTAAACAGCCTGTGGAATAATGTCCTCAAAATAGATCCTCCCCGGAGAAATATTGCCGTTTATCAGTTGTTAGCAGGTTTTGGCTTTGCCGCAGGAGAGGTCACGCCATCACGGATTTCTTTAAGTTCCCTGGTTGCGCCTTCTTTGACGTCTTTCGACTGTTGAACGGCCGCATCTTTCGCTTCTTTTAAACCTTTGGGGATTTCCTCTTTCAACGCCTTTGCATCCCGTACAATTGCTTCCTTGGTTTCTTTATAGACTTTAACGGTTTCTTTTTTAATGTCTTTGGACTGTTGAACAACCGAGTCTTTTGCTTCTTTCAAACCTTTGGGGACGTCTTCTTTCATCGCTTTGGCATCGCGGACAACGGCGTCCTTGCTTTCCTTGTATCCTTGAACGGTTCCTTCTTTCACCTCTTTGGCCGTGTCTTTTGCGGAGTCGACGACACTTTTATCTGATGGTGCGCCAGTCCCATCGCCGGCGAATACGGCAGGCGTAAAGCCCAGAAGGCAATAAACGGCAAATATGCAAATTACGGCTTGTTTCATGACAGGGTCTCCTTGAAAATATTTTCAGGAAATAATTATTTATTTCATGGTCGGATTATAGGCAAAAAGGAAAACAATTGTCAATGAGAGGAATAAAAACGAGGGCAAATCCGAAGAAGATGAAATGTTTAATTTGAGGCAAATTTGTTGAAAACGTTGCGGAGGTCATGCCTATATTATAGCTTGACGGATAGGTTCATCTCATAATAAACATGCCCTGAAACTGTGAAGACCGGACAGTTAAAAAACATAAACAGGAGAAGATTGTGATCCCGAGATATTCAAGAGAAAAAATGACGGCGATCTGGAGCCAGGAAAATAAATATCAGAAATGGCTGGATGTGGAAGTGGCAGCGTGTGAAGCGATGGTTAAGCTGGGTAAGGTTCCGGCTGAGGCTGTCGAGACAATTAAAGCAAAGGCGGTCATCAACGTTGCCCGGATTGATGAAATTGAAACAGTCACCAAGCACGACGTCATCGCTTTTGTAACGTCCCTCACGGAAAAAATAGGCGAGGACGGCCGTTTTATTCACATGGGCCTCACGTCATCCGATGTTCTGGATACAGCGCTGGCCATACAACTCAAAGAAGCGGCGGAAATATTGATTGCCGATCTTGATCAACTGCTGCCGATACTGAAAAAGAAAGCTTTTGAACATAAAAATACTTTAATGATCGGCCGGTCACACGGCATCCATGCCGAACCGATTACCTTTGGCCTGAAAATGGCTTTGTGGTATCAGGAAATGGAGCGCAATCGGGAGCGTCTTATTCGTGCCAAAGAAACGGTAAGCTACGGGAAAATAGCGGGAGCGGTCGGCACCTTTTCTTTTATTGATCCGTTTGTCGAAGAATATGTTTGTGAAAAGCTGGGTTTGAAGCCGGCGCCTGTATCCTCACAGATTGTGCAGCGCGACCGTCATGCGGAATTTTTTGCCACACTGGCGATTATCGCATCCTCGCTGGATAAGTTTGCTCAGGAAATCCGCCTGCTGCAAAGAACGGAAGTACGGGAAGCGGAGGAATATTTTTCTCCCGGACAGAAAGGCTCTTCGGCCATGCCGCACAAACGCAATCCCGTCCTTTCGGAGAATATCTCGGGTCTGGCCAGGCTGGTTCGTTCATATGCTGTCGCGGCTCTGGAAGATGTTGCCCTCTGGCATGAACGCGATATCAGCCACTCTTCAGTAGAAAGAGTCATCGGACCGGACGCGACCATTGTTCTGGATTTCATGTTGGGGCGGTTTACCGGAATGATCGATAAACTGGTTGTTTATCCGGAACGCATGCTGGCCAATCTGAATATGACGCACGGTGTGATTTTCTCGCAAATGGTGCTCCTGTCCCTCATCGAAAAAGGGACGACGCGCGAAGACGCCTACGCCATTGTCCAGAAAAACGCGATGAAATCCTGGATGGAAGGCATCGAATTCAGAAAACTCCTGGCCGCGGACGAGACGGTTCAAAAGTTTCTGAAGGAAAAAGATCTGGATGGTATTTTTAACGTCAATAATTTTTTAAAGAACCTGGATTTTATCTTTAACCGGGTTTTCGGAAAATAAAGAGAAACATCAGGCCGGGTCAAAAGACCCGGCCTGATGGCAAAGTATTTCAGAAATTATTTTTTAACCAGGATCGTATCCTTCAAAAAAGCATCCTGTGAATCGGGATAGTCAATGGTAAAATGCAGTCCGCGGCTTTCTTTCCTGGCCAGAGCGCTCTGCACAATCAGTTTGGCCACGGTTGTAATATTGCGAAGTTCGATTAAGTCTTTGGTGACTTTGTAATTCCAGTAATATTCGTGAATTTCCCGCTGAATCATCTCAATTCTGCGCAGGGCGCGCGCCAGTCGCTTATCAGAGCGGACAATGCCCACATAATTCCACATGCACCTGCGGATTTCGTCCCAGTTGTTGGTGACGACAATGCTGTCGTCGCTTTCGGATGTGTCACCTGCGTCCCAGGGAAGAATCGGCAAATCACTGAGTTCGGTTTGCCGGAAGGACTTGGCGATTCTTGTGTAAACGCGATGGGAGTATACCAGCGCTTCCAGAAGAGAATTGCTGGCCAGGCGATTTGCGCCGTGCAGGCCGGTGCAGGAGACTTCGCCGCAGGCGAACAGATTGTCGATGGATGTCTTGCCGAAATAGTCAACAGCGACTCCGCCGCAGATATAATGGGCTGCCGGCGCGATGGGAATGGGCTGTACAGCCATGTCAATGCCGTATTCCAGACATTTATGATAGATATTGGGAAAACGGTCCATCAGGAAATCGCGGGTATGATGCGTGATGTCCAGGAGGACATGTTCATCGCCGGAGCGTTTAATCTCCGTGTCGATGGCTTTAGCCACGACATCCCGCGGCGCCAGGCTTTTCATGGGGTGATATTTTTCCATGAACGTCTCGCCGTTTTTTAATTTAAGAATGCCTCCCTCGCCGCGCACGGCTTCACTGATGAGAAATGCCTTGGCTTCGGGATGAAAAAGGCACGTGGGATGAAACTGGATGAACTCCATGTTGGCGACTTTTGCGCCGGCGCGGTAGGCCATTGCAATGCCGTCGCCTGTGGCAATGTCCGGATTAGTGGTAATCAGGTATACCTTGCCTGCGCCGCCGGTAGAAAGAATCGTATACTTGGCCCGGCAGGTATGGATTTCGCCGCGATTGATATCCAGAACGTAGGCGCCCAGGCAATTGATGGTCTGGCCTTCGGCGTCTTTCTGAATGATGAGGTCGATGCCGATATGATTTTCATAAATCTGGACATTCTTGAGAGCGGCAACTTTTTCGTGAAGCGCCCGCTCGATTTCACGGCCGGTCAGATCCTTGGCGTGCAACACGCGCCGGCGGTGGTGTCCCCCTTCCTGTCCCAGATCATAAAGATGAGGCGGCACCTCTGATTTTGTGAAATTGACACCCCATTCAATCAGTTCCTGAATCCGCGGAGGGGCTTCCCGAACCACAAAGTCGACGACATCTTTATTGCAGAGGCCTGCGCCGCAGTCCAGCGTGTCGCTGATGTGTTCTTCAAAACTGTCTGTCTTATCCGTCACCGCGGCAATTCCGCCCTGAGCGTAATTGGTGTTGGATTCCGATTTTTCTTTTTTGGTAACAATGGCTACAGAGCCCAGTTTGGCTACTTTGATGGCCAGGCTTAAGCCCGCAATCCCGCTGCCGATAATTAAAAAATCTGTTTTTATTTCCATGGAAGTGATCCTGATTATTAAAGGTGTTAAAAAGTTTGTTTACAAATACTGAGGGCTTTTATATAAGCCTTTTGAATTATTTGTAAAGAAAATTATCACGGGTATAAGCCGGAATAAAGTCAAGAGGTGACATGCCCTAAGCTGTGCGGGATAGTTCAACTTCCCAGTTTCCCTGTACTTCGTTGAGGAAATTGGAGTTTCACAGGTAAAGAAGGATTGAAAATTTGTTAGTTTTAGGAATTGAATCATCATGTGATGAAACGGCGGCGGCGGTTGTGAGGGATGGGACATTGCTTTCGAATGTCATTGCCTCGCAAATCAAGGATCACAGTGCTTATGGAGGCGTGGTGCCGGAAATCGCGTCGCGTAAGCATATTGAAGCCATTTCTCCCGTAATTAATCAGGCGATGACGGACGCGGGCCTGACATTGCAAGATGTGGAAGGCATTGCCGTAACGCGCGGGCCGGGGCTGATAGGTTCGCTGCTGGTCGGTTTATCCGCCGCCAAGGCGCTCGCCTATGGTCTTAACATTCCTTTCGTCGGCGTCAATCATCTGGAAGGGCATATCATGGCTTCCTTTCTGTCTGAGAAAAGGCCAAAGTTTCCCTTTGCGGCTCTTGTTGTTTCCGGTGGGCATACCAATGTGTACCTGGTAACCGATTATCACAAATTCCAATTGTTGGGACAGACGCGCGACGACGCCGCAGGCGAGGCTTTTGACAAGGCCGCCAAACTGCTTGATCTGGGCTATCCCGGGGGTGTGGTGATTGATAAAATGGCCAAAACAGGCAATCCCAGGGCGTTTGATTTTCCACGGGCCATGAAGGATTCGCCTGATTTCAGCTTCAGCGGCCTGAAAACGTCGCTTTTGACCATGTTCAAAAAACGCGGGGGCAGGATCGGTCAGGAAGAATTGCCGGATATTGTAGCCAGTTATCAGGAAGCCATCATTGATGTGCTGGTTGATAAAACACTCAAAGCAGCCGCTGAGCATAATATCACCCAAGTTGTTGTCTGCGGCGGTGTAGCGGCCAACAGCCGCCTGCGGCAAAGATTTACCGAAGCAACCACCAGGGCCGGTATAGAATTATTTATTCCGCCGATCATTTTATGTACGGATAATGCGGCCATGATCGCAAGCTTGGGTGAAATCATGCTGATCAACGGTCGACGCGATTCACTGGATTTAAACGCCGTGTCGCGCTGGCCGCTGGTTGAAAGACCGTTATGACCACTCCCCGGGAAATACTTAAGCGCTTCAATGTCCGCCCCAGCAAAAAACTGAGCCAGTCGTTTCTGGTTGACGTCAATACGATTCATAAAATTGCTGCCGCGGGACATGTTACTTCCGAAGATGTTGTTGTGGAAATCGGTGCGGGCATCGGTGTAATGACCAAAGACATCGCGCGGACCGCGAGGCAGGTGATCGCCGTGGAAATTGATCCCGGGCTGATAGAAATTCTACAGGATCAGTTGGCTGAATTCCCTAATGTGGAGATCTATTCTGGAGATATATTGAAATTTGATTTCGCTTTAAAATCATCGCAATATAAAGATAAACTTAAAGTGATTGGTAACGTTCCTTACAATATTTCTAGCCCTCTTATTTTCCATTTATTGTCTTATCGGTCCGTGATCAATAACTTTACGTTAATGCTGCAAAAGGAGGTTGTTGAAAGACTCGTTTCTCCACCTGGTAACAAACACTACGGAGTGCCTTCTGTCTTGCTTCAAATGTATGCGGATGTGCAAAGACTGTTTGATGTATCGGCAACCTGTTTTTATCCGGTACCCAAAGTGGCATCTTCTATTATCGGCGGCGTATTCCGTGAGAAACCACTGGTTGAGTTGATGGATGAGGTGTTCTTCAGCCGTCTGGTGAAAGCTTCTTTTGCCCAGCGCCGCAAAATGCTGACCAATAATTTGAAGAATGCCAAATTCCTGGAGGAAATGTCTGACGCCGATATAATGTCCGCCCTTCATGATGCCGGTATCGATGGCAAAAGAAGGGGAGAAACACTTTCTCTTCCGGAGTTTGGCCGACTGAGCAATATTCTGAAATATCGATTGACTAACCCCCGTTGAAATACTAATACTCTTGATAAATTAATCAATTGGATGAACATGAAAAACAAGTATTTATATATTGAAACCTTCGGTTGTCAGATGAATGTGCACGACTCGGAACAAATGGCGGTGTTGATGAAAGATATGGGATATCAACTGACGGATGATTCCCACAGGGCGGATTTAATCCTGATCAACACCTGTTCAATCAGAGCAAAAGCAGAGCAGAAGGCTTTCAGCGAGCTCGGGCGCCTGATGTTGTTAAAAGAGGAAAATCCTGATTTGATCATCGGCTTCGGCGGTTGTCTGGCGCAGCACATGGGCACGAAGGTTCATAGCCGGGCGAAGAACGTTGATCTGGTTTTCGGCACGCATAATATCCACCGGCTGCCGGAGATGGTTGCAGCGATACAAAAAGGCCGGAGGAAAATCACACGGACTGATTTCTCATCGAAAATTACATCCCTCAGTGTTTTCGCACCGCCTCCCGATGGATCGCTAGGCGCATTTGTTTCCATCATGCAGGGCTGCGACAACTATTGCGCTTACTGTGTGGTGCCGTATCTTCGCGGGCCGGAAATGAGCCGGACACCCGATGATATTATCGAAGAAATTGTCAGGCTGACGAAACTGGGCGTAAAAGAAGTGACGCTTCTTGGACAGAATGTAAATTCCTACGGGAAAAAGACAGCGCACGGCTGCAATTTTGTTTCGTTACTTAAAAAAATTAGTAAAATCGATGGTATTGATAGGATTCGTTTCACCACATCGCATCCGAAAGATTTATCCGGTGAATTGATTGACTGCTTTGCCAACATGCCTAAATTATGCGAACATATTCATCTGCCTGTTCAGTCCGGATCCAACCGTATTTTAAAGTTGATGAACCGGGGTTATACCATCGAAGAGTATGTCGATAAAGTCGACCGTTTACGGGGTGTCTGTCCGCAAATCAGTATTACGTCCGACATCATTGTCGGCTTTCCGGGAGAATCGCAAAAAGATTATCAAGAAACCATTGACATGATGGAAAAAATCAGGTTTGATTTACTTTTTTCGTTCAAGTATTCTGAACGTAAAGGAACTGCTGCCCAGAAGTTGCAGGACGTCGTGCCGGAGAATGAAAAAGCGCAGAGACTGAAGGAATTACAGGCCCTGCAGGATCGGCACACGCAGGAGAAAAACTCGGCTATGGAAGGCAGTCTTCAGGAAGTATTGGTTGAAGGCAAAAGCAAAAACTCCGGGCATGATATGATGGGACGGACGCGTTCGTGGAAAATAGTTAATTTTAAAGGCGGTCCGGAGCTGATCGGCAAGCGGGTGAATGTGGAAATTACACGTGGGTATCTGCATTCACTTCGGGGAAAAATGATTAATCGTTAAGGAGGTTGGGGATGCTGCTGGAGATGAAGGTATCAGGATTGACCATCGATCCGATCACCAATACACCCATTGTCATCTTGAAGGATATGCAGGAAAACAAAGCCATTCCGATCTGGATCGGTTTATTCGAAGCCAGCGCCATAGCCACGGAACTGGAGCATGTTGTCTTTTCCCGGCCCATGACACATGATTTGTTATATGAATGCATTAAGGCCCTTGATGTTACGGTTAATCGGATTGAAATTATTGATATCCGCAACAACACGTTTTTTGCAAGCATCTATCTGACCAGGGAAGGGCAAACTTACGCGATTGATGCACGGCCCAGCGATGCCATTGCGTTGGCTTTGCGCGCCCAGGCATCGATCTTTGTTGAAGAAAGCGTGTTGGAGAAGTCCCGCAATATTGATTTCGGTGTGAAGCTCACCGACATTGATAAATTCAAAGAAGACAAAATAAAAGAATTTCTGGAAAATTTGTCCGCTGAAGATTTCGGAAAATACAAGATGTGAAAAGATGAAAGACCTGTTCGCGGATTTTCGAACATTTCTGGATGTAGAGCGCAATGTGTCGGAACATACGCGTACGGCCTACCTGTCGGATATTGAGGAGTTTAAATCATTCCTGCAAAGTCAGGAGAACAGATCAGCGCAAAAAACGATTCTGGATGCGCAGATGGAAACGATCCGGGGATATCTGGCTTTTCTGTATGGCCGGAAACTTAAAAAAGTATCCATCAACCGCAAAATATCTTCCCTGCGGGCGTTTTACAAATATTTGTTGCGCGAGGGCCTGATTAAGAGCAATCCGGCCCAGGGTATCCAGACACCGAAGATGGAAAAATATATGCCGACTTTTTTGTCGGTGGATGAAGCCTTTGAACTTTTAAATACCGCCCGGTGCAATAATTCCGCATCCGGTTTGCGCGAACAGGCCATGCTGGAGTTGTTCTATTCTTCGGGATTGCGTCTGGCTGAACTTGCAGGTTTGGATACGGATGATGTTAATTTAAAAGCGGCGCTGGTAAAGGTGCGCGGTAAGGGAAAAAAAGAGAGAATCGTTCCGGTGGGAGCCGCCGCTTTGGATGCGATCGGAAAATATCTGTCCGCGACGGAGAATTTGAGGAAAGAGCATGCTGTGGATTTATCAAACGGGGCGCTTTTCTTGAATGTAC from the Deltaproteobacteria bacterium HGW-Deltaproteobacteria-6 genome contains:
- a CDS encoding tyrosine recombinase XerC, translating into MKDLFADFRTFLDVERNVSEHTRTAYLSDIEEFKSFLQSQENRSAQKTILDAQMETIRGYLAFLYGRKLKKVSINRKISSLRAFYKYLLREGLIKSNPAQGIQTPKMEKYMPTFLSVDEAFELLNTARCNNSASGLREQAMLELFYSSGLRLAELAGLDTDDVNLKAALVKVRGKGKKERIVPVGAAALDAIGKYLSATENLRKEHAVDLSNGALFLNVRGKRITTRSIARMVDKATVKSGIGRKISPHALRHSFATHLLEAGADLRSIQEMLGHESLSTTQKYTAVNINRLMEVYDQAHPRAKK
- a CDS encoding adenylosuccinate lyase; translation: MIPRYSREKMTAIWSQENKYQKWLDVEVAACEAMVKLGKVPAEAVETIKAKAVINVARIDEIETVTKHDVIAFVTSLTEKIGEDGRFIHMGLTSSDVLDTALAIQLKEAAEILIADLDQLLPILKKKAFEHKNTLMIGRSHGIHAEPITFGLKMALWYQEMERNRERLIRAKETVSYGKIAGAVGTFSFIDPFVEEYVCEKLGLKPAPVSSQIVQRDRHAEFFATLAIIASSLDKFAQEIRLLQRTEVREAEEYFSPGQKGSSAMPHKRNPVLSENISGLARLVRSYAVAALEDVALWHERDISHSSVERVIGPDATIVLDFMLGRFTGMIDKLVVYPERMLANLNMTHGVIFSQMVLLSLIEKGTTREDAYAIVQKNAMKSWMEGIEFRKLLAADETVQKFLKEKDLDGIFNVNNFLKNLDFIFNRVFGK
- a CDS encoding 16S rRNA (adenine(1518)-N(6)/adenine(1519)-N(6))-dimethyltransferase; protein product: MTTPREILKRFNVRPSKKLSQSFLVDVNTIHKIAAAGHVTSEDVVVEIGAGIGVMTKDIARTARQVIAVEIDPGLIEILQDQLAEFPNVEIYSGDILKFDFALKSSQYKDKLKVIGNVPYNISSPLIFHLLSYRSVINNFTLMLQKEVVERLVSPPGNKHYGVPSVLLQMYADVQRLFDVSATCFYPVPKVASSIIGGVFREKPLVELMDEVFFSRLVKASFAQRRKMLTNNLKNAKFLEEMSDADIMSALHDAGIDGKRRGETLSLPEFGRLSNILKYRLTNPR
- a CDS encoding tRNA (N6-isopentenyl adenosine(37)-C2)-methylthiotransferase MiaB — its product is MKNKYLYIETFGCQMNVHDSEQMAVLMKDMGYQLTDDSHRADLILINTCSIRAKAEQKAFSELGRLMLLKEENPDLIIGFGGCLAQHMGTKVHSRAKNVDLVFGTHNIHRLPEMVAAIQKGRRKITRTDFSSKITSLSVFAPPPDGSLGAFVSIMQGCDNYCAYCVVPYLRGPEMSRTPDDIIEEIVRLTKLGVKEVTLLGQNVNSYGKKTAHGCNFVSLLKKISKIDGIDRIRFTTSHPKDLSGELIDCFANMPKLCEHIHLPVQSGSNRILKLMNRGYTIEEYVDKVDRLRGVCPQISITSDIIVGFPGESQKDYQETIDMMEKIRFDLLFSFKYSERKGTAAQKLQDVVPENEKAQRLKELQALQDRHTQEKNSAMEGSLQEVLVEGKSKNSGHDMMGRTRSWKIVNFKGGPELIGKRVNVEITRGYLHSLRGKMINR
- a CDS encoding L-aspartate oxidase, with translation MEIKTDFLIIGSGIAGLSLAIKVAKLGSVAIVTKKEKSESNTNYAQGGIAAVTDKTDSFEEHISDTLDCGAGLCNKDVVDFVVREAPPRIQELIEWGVNFTKSEVPPHLYDLGQEGGHHRRRVLHAKDLTGREIERALHEKVAALKNVQIYENHIGIDLIIQKDAEGQTINCLGAYVLDINRGEIHTCRAKYTILSTGGAGKVYLITTNPDIATGDGIAMAYRAGAKVANMEFIQFHPTCLFHPEAKAFLISEAVRGEGGILKLKNGETFMEKYHPMKSLAPRDVVAKAIDTEIKRSGDEHVLLDITHHTRDFLMDRFPNIYHKCLEYGIDMAVQPIPIAPAAHYICGGVAVDYFGKTSIDNLFACGEVSCTGLHGANRLASNSLLEALVYSHRVYTRIAKSFRQTELSDLPILPWDAGDTSESDDSIVVTNNWDEIRRCMWNYVGIVRSDKRLARALRRIEMIQREIHEYYWNYKVTKDLIELRNITTVAKLIVQSALARKESRGLHFTIDYPDSQDAFLKDTILVKK
- a CDS encoding lytic transglycosylase, producing MFITIPACAPTGETLNKAPQSAAAAQVSQPQIKTSQAVLQASQPQTKAPPSAGQTILEAIRITEPLSFCGEPVPLANPDIKERLEREMLLSLDNSDDIILWLKRANRYFPEIERVLKANALPDDLKYISIAESSLRPLAFSNKGAAGYWQFIESTGARYGLEISNDIDERRNVYKATQAAVKYLKKLHVLFDSWTLAAAAYNMGEDGLKSEILVQKVNNYYDLYLNQETQRYVFRILAAKIIMSNPAKFGYVLSEDDLYLPRQFDTVEIKAGQPVPLHVIAQAANTYFKVIKDLNPHIKYYHLPAGTHQIHIPRESATGFAERYNKLMTEWLVLKNNSVYTVKKGDSLAGIAARFKIPLKALMIWNKISNGKKVAPGDKLYIFSDQLKSAGNSDDSVNPSP
- a CDS encoding quinolinate synthase; this encodes MDITNKIKQLKKEKNAIILAHNYQLPEVQDIADFVGDSLGLSITAANTDADVIVFCGVHFMAETAKILSPAKTVLLPDPKAGCPMADMIDAEGLQALQAEHPRAATLCYVNTTASVKAHCDYCCTSGNALKMVQHILKSHDEIIFVPDKYLAQYVSAQVGRKFIMWEGFCPTHARILPEDIMRARGLHPQAKVLVHPECTPELTRLADVVASTEKMCHYVHDNEATEFIIGTEIGIIHRMQKENPSKYFYPASEKASCPNMKRINLEKILWSLTDMDYEITVPEETMNQARGAIERMLEIV
- the tsaD gene encoding tRNA (adenosine(37)-N6)-threonylcarbamoyltransferase complex transferase subunit TsaD — protein: MLVLGIESSCDETAAAVVRDGTLLSNVIASQIKDHSAYGGVVPEIASRKHIEAISPVINQAMTDAGLTLQDVEGIAVTRGPGLIGSLLVGLSAAKALAYGLNIPFVGVNHLEGHIMASFLSEKRPKFPFAALVVSGGHTNVYLVTDYHKFQLLGQTRDDAAGEAFDKAAKLLDLGYPGGVVIDKMAKTGNPRAFDFPRAMKDSPDFSFSGLKTSLLTMFKKRGGRIGQEELPDIVASYQEAIIDVLVDKTLKAAAEHNITQVVVCGGVAANSRLRQRFTEATTRAGIELFIPPIILCTDNAAMIASLGEIMLINGRRDSLDLNAVSRWPLVERPL